The following proteins are co-located in the Agelaius phoeniceus isolate bAgePho1 chromosome 36, bAgePho1.hap1, whole genome shotgun sequence genome:
- the FOSB gene encoding LOW QUALITY PROTEIN: protein FosB (The sequence of the model RefSeq protein was modified relative to this genomic sequence to represent the inferred CDS: deleted 2 bases in 1 codon) encodes MFQGFPGDYDSGSRCSSSPSAESQYLSPLDSFGSPAAAAGAAQECSALGDMPGSFVPTVTAITTSQDLQWLVQPTLISSGPGAPMAQQPPQPPPPPPPPLDPYELPGPSYGTPGMGGGSFAGPPGPTPGRAPRARARRGREETLTPEEEEKRRVRRERNKLAAAKCRNRRRELTDRLQAETDQLEEEKAELESEIAELRKEKERLEFVLVAHAPACKVPFEDIGGATTAAAAAAAAAMVAPVPVTVPVSSEVSSPGKAPLSPLSPLPLFLLPQGPFPACWGPPNATPPAFVSPHPEGASSSSSSSCGASHQQRSGGGGGSGDHRGSSSSSSDCLSSPSLLAL; translated from the exons ATGTTCCAGGGGTTCCCCGGGGATTACGACTCGGGCTCCCGGTGCAGCTCGTCGCCCTCGGCCGAGTCCCAGTACCTGTCGCCGCTCGACTCCTTCGGgagccccgcggccgccgccggggccgctCAG gaGTGCAGCGCCCTGGGGGACATGCCCGGCTCCTTCGTGCCCACGGTGACGGCCATCACCACCAGCCAGGACCTGCAGTGGCTGGTGCAGCCCACGCTCATCTCCTCG GGCCCGGGGGCTCCCATGGCCCAGCagccgccgcagccgccgccgccgccccctcctcccctggaCCCCTACGAGCTGCCCGGGCCCAGCTACGGCACCCCCGGCATGGGCGGCGGGAGCTTCGCGGGACCACCGGGACCGACCCCCGGCAGAGCCCCCCGGGCgagggcgcggcggggccgggaggaGACG CTGACccccgaggaggaggagaagcgCCGCGTGCGGCGGGAGCGGAACAAACTGGCGGCGGCCAAATGTCGCAACCGGCGCCGCGAGCTGACGGACCGGCTGCAGGCG GAGACGGaccagctggaggaggagaaggccGAGCTGGAGTCGGAGATCGCCGAGCTGCGCAAGGAGAAGGAGCGCCTGGAGTTCGTGCTGGTGGCCCACGCTCCCGCCTGCAAGGTCCCCTTCGAGGACATCGGCGGCGCcaccaccgccgccgccgccgccgccgccgccgccatggtGGCCCCTGTCCCCGTCACCGTCCCCGTCTCCTCCGAGGTGAGCAGCCCGGGCAAGGCtccgctgtccccgctgtcgcCGCTGCCGTTGTTCCTCCTCCCGCAGGGTCCCTTCCCCGCCTGCTGGGGACCCCCTAACGCGACCCCCCCCGCGTTTGTGTCCCCCCACCCAGAgggagcctcctcctcctcctcctcctcgtgcGGAGCCTCGCACCAGCagcggagcggcggcggcggcggcagcggcgacCACCggggctcctcctcctcctcctcggacTGCCTGAGCTCCCCCTCGCTCCTCGCGTTGTGA